The following proteins are encoded in a genomic region of Mycobacterium kiyosense:
- a CDS encoding cytochrome P450 encodes MTATVSVPRVSGGEEEHGHLEEFRTDPIGLMQRVRDECGDVGWFQLADKHVILLSGAQANEFFFRSSDEELDQAAAYPFMAPIFGKGVVFDASPERRKEMLHNSALRGEHMKGHAATIEDQVRGMIADWGDEGEIDLLDFFAELTIYTSTACLIGVKFRNQLDSRFAHFYHQLERGTDPLCYVDPYLPIESFRIRDEARVGLVALVQEIMNQRIANPPKDKSDRDMLDVLVSIKDEEGNLRFSADEITGMFISLMFAGHHTSSGTSAWTLIELIRHPDIYAEVLAELEELYADGQEVSFHALRQIPKLDNVVKETLRLHPPLIILMRVAHGEYEVEGYPIHDGDYVAASPAISNRIPEDFPDPDEFKPDRYNKPEQADIVNRWTWIPFGAGRHRCVGAAFAQMQIKAIFSVLLREYEFEMAQPADSYHNDHSKMVVQLARPAKARYRKRGA; translated from the coding sequence ATGACCGCGACAGTTAGTGTGCCCCGGGTTTCCGGCGGCGAGGAAGAACACGGCCATCTCGAGGAATTCCGCACCGACCCGATCGGGCTGATGCAGCGGGTCCGCGACGAGTGCGGCGACGTCGGCTGGTTCCAGCTGGCCGACAAGCACGTCATCCTGCTGTCCGGCGCCCAGGCCAACGAGTTCTTCTTCCGTTCCAGCGACGAGGAGCTCGACCAGGCGGCCGCCTATCCGTTCATGGCGCCGATCTTCGGCAAGGGCGTGGTGTTCGACGCCAGCCCCGAGCGGCGCAAGGAGATGCTGCACAACTCCGCGCTGCGTGGCGAACACATGAAAGGGCACGCCGCCACCATCGAGGACCAGGTGCGCGGAATGATCGCCGACTGGGGCGACGAAGGCGAAATCGACCTGCTCGACTTCTTCGCCGAGCTGACCATCTACACCTCGACCGCCTGCCTGATCGGGGTCAAGTTCCGCAACCAGTTGGACAGCCGATTCGCCCACTTCTACCACCAGCTGGAGCGCGGCACCGACCCGCTGTGCTACGTCGACCCGTACCTGCCGATCGAGAGCTTCAGGATCCGCGACGAGGCGCGTGTCGGCCTGGTGGCCCTGGTCCAGGAAATCATGAACCAGCGAATCGCCAACCCGCCCAAGGATAAATCCGACCGCGACATGCTCGATGTGCTGGTGTCGATCAAGGACGAGGAGGGCAACCTGCGGTTCTCCGCCGACGAAATCACCGGGATGTTCATCTCGCTGATGTTCGCCGGGCACCACACCAGCTCCGGTACCTCGGCGTGGACGCTGATCGAGCTGATCCGCCATCCCGACATCTACGCAGAGGTACTCGCCGAGCTCGAGGAGCTCTACGCCGACGGTCAGGAAGTGAGTTTCCATGCGCTGCGCCAGATTCCGAAGTTGGACAACGTGGTCAAGGAGACGCTGCGCCTGCACCCGCCGCTGATCATCCTGATGCGGGTCGCCCATGGCGAGTACGAGGTCGAGGGCTACCCGATCCACGACGGCGACTATGTCGCCGCGTCGCCGGCGATCTCCAACCGGATTCCGGAGGACTTCCCCGACCCCGACGAGTTCAAGCCGGACCGCTACAACAAACCGGAACAGGCCGACATCGTCAACCGGTGGACGTGGATTCCGTTCGGCGCCGGACGGCACCGCTGCGTCGGGGCGGCCTTCGCACAGATGCAGATCAAGGCGATCTTCTCAGTGCTGTTGCGCGAGTACGAGTTCGAGATGGCGCAACCGGCCGACAGCTACCACAACGACCACTCGAAGATGGTCGTGCAGCTGGCCCGGCCGGCCAAGGCCCGCTACCGCAAACGCGGCGCGTAG
- a CDS encoding putative ferredoxin: MGFRIEVDLDLCQGHAMCELEAPDYFRVPKRGKVEILDAEPPEDARDEIERAVEMCPTQALFIKEKED; this comes from the coding sequence ATGGGCTTTCGTATCGAGGTTGATCTGGACCTGTGCCAGGGCCACGCCATGTGCGAACTGGAGGCACCGGACTATTTCCGCGTGCCCAAGCGGGGCAAGGTCGAGATTCTCGACGCCGAGCCGCCCGAGGACGCCCGCGACGAGATCGAGCGAGCTGTCGAGATGTGCCCAACCCAAGCACTATTCATCAAAGAGAAAGAAGATTGA
- a CDS encoding oxidoreductase has product MDRSAVVVGAGLSGLAAAHRLRQAGLQVVVLERASRPGGLARTEMHDGYLIDTGPDLINSSFTRYLDLAREVGLGDRIVPSSQVVDVLRDGHAVTVDRSRRLALATNPVLSVRGKLALASGYLRLLPRLRRLDPYALTDHAASDHGTAHDLCGDYFNDEVTEQLVDPILRGFAGTGTKNASALSVLAAFSIGTKPMLALQGGMATLPEALAARLDVHYQAEVTSVEETRDGVAVGFRANGSVTNVEAGTCVLAVPYHQAISLWPALDDAGGDFGRSLKDVPLLSISLGYAAPSPTRSYAVLVPTKESPEVLLVMMQQNKSPDRTPPGKTLVTLYTEASVTAKMLQRSDSRLVDWASGFVEKYYPSLRGHLEMSTVARWPHTGYWPSPGYWKGIADMRARLPKGNIHTTSTLFGSGGMERAVLGGQRAADRVLRSAKLEIGAA; this is encoded by the coding sequence GTGGATCGATCCGCGGTGGTCGTCGGCGCAGGATTGTCCGGACTTGCAGCGGCCCATCGTCTGCGGCAGGCGGGCCTGCAGGTCGTCGTCCTCGAGCGGGCCTCACGCCCCGGCGGGCTTGCCCGCACCGAGATGCACGACGGCTACCTGATCGACACGGGTCCGGATCTGATCAACTCGAGCTTCACCCGCTATCTCGACCTGGCCCGCGAGGTAGGGCTGGGCGACCGGATCGTCCCCAGCAGCCAAGTGGTCGACGTGCTGCGCGACGGGCACGCGGTGACGGTCGACCGCAGCCGGCGACTGGCATTGGCCACCAACCCGGTGCTGTCGGTGCGCGGCAAACTCGCCCTGGCGTCCGGATATCTGCGGCTGCTGCCGCGGCTGCGGCGGCTTGACCCCTATGCGCTGACCGATCACGCCGCGTCGGATCATGGGACCGCCCACGATCTGTGCGGCGACTACTTCAACGACGAAGTGACCGAGCAACTGGTGGATCCGATCCTGCGGGGATTCGCGGGCACCGGCACCAAGAACGCCAGCGCCCTGTCGGTGCTCGCCGCCTTCTCGATCGGGACCAAGCCGATGCTGGCGCTGCAGGGTGGCATGGCAACTCTGCCCGAGGCCCTGGCCGCGCGCCTCGACGTCCACTACCAAGCCGAAGTCACCTCGGTCGAGGAAACCCGCGACGGCGTCGCCGTCGGTTTCCGGGCGAACGGCAGTGTCACCAACGTCGAAGCCGGCACCTGCGTACTCGCGGTGCCCTACCACCAGGCGATTTCGCTGTGGCCCGCGCTGGACGACGCCGGAGGCGATTTCGGCCGCAGCCTCAAAGACGTTCCGCTGCTGAGCATTTCACTCGGATATGCCGCACCGTCGCCCACGCGCTCGTACGCGGTGCTGGTGCCGACCAAGGAATCCCCGGAGGTGTTGTTGGTGATGATGCAGCAGAACAAGTCGCCGGACCGCACGCCCCCCGGCAAGACACTGGTCACGCTGTACACCGAGGCCTCCGTCACCGCGAAGATGCTGCAGCGCAGCGATTCCAGGCTGGTGGACTGGGCGTCGGGATTCGTCGAGAAGTATTACCCGAGCCTTCGGGGGCACCTCGAGATGTCCACCGTGGCCCGCTGGCCGCACACCGGCTATTGGCCCTCGCCGGGCTACTGGAAGGGGATCGCCGATATGCGTGCCCGTCTGCCGAAGGGCAACATCCACACCACGAGTACCCTGTTCGGCTCCGGCGGCATGGAGCGCGCCGTGCTCGGCGGGCAACGCGCGGCGGACAGGGTGCTGCGCAGCGCCAAGCTCGAGATCGGGGCCGCATGA
- a CDS encoding FMN-dependent monooxygenase — protein MKLGVTLPSRVGSMANVSALAGLADAAGFDAQWSYEVFRNPLLVTAAAAMSTRVSRVGTGIVAALSRSPFDLANSAADLDDLSGGRMMLGIGTGAPEALRAFHSTHGESPIPRMREYLDVLRRSWEYLATGTAQPFEGEHFSFRPPPINPWGAREMVRAQIPVYLAAMRPHMLRLCGSRADGWIGYFYTPELLDSHVRPHLAQGAAKAGRGDVDIEVCVEMVCSISPDRELAMMRARRQVGFYAVHPITDSLLTQYGLIDDVWELRKRFRAQGVDAFAHTSDRLVETLSVTGTPDEARQKLAAYRGHVDLMMLHTPYVPPLTVDDATDAFSNIVTTFAPGRVDGAC, from the coding sequence ATGAAACTCGGGGTGACCTTGCCGAGCCGGGTCGGGTCGATGGCCAACGTCAGCGCGCTGGCCGGCCTGGCCGATGCCGCCGGATTCGACGCGCAGTGGTCCTACGAGGTGTTCCGCAACCCGCTGTTGGTGACCGCGGCAGCAGCGATGTCCACCAGAGTCTCGCGCGTGGGCACCGGGATTGTCGCGGCGCTGTCCCGCAGCCCGTTCGACCTGGCCAACTCCGCCGCCGATCTCGACGACCTGTCCGGCGGACGGATGATGCTCGGTATCGGTACCGGAGCGCCCGAAGCCCTGCGCGCATTCCACAGCACCCACGGCGAGAGCCCCATCCCCCGCATGCGCGAGTACCTCGACGTGCTGCGGCGGTCCTGGGAATACCTGGCGACCGGCACCGCGCAACCTTTCGAAGGCGAGCACTTCAGCTTCCGCCCGCCGCCGATAAATCCTTGGGGTGCAAGGGAAATGGTGCGCGCGCAGATCCCCGTCTATCTCGCGGCGATGAGGCCGCACATGCTGCGCCTGTGCGGCAGCCGCGCCGACGGGTGGATCGGCTACTTCTACACCCCCGAACTGCTCGACTCCCACGTCCGCCCGCATCTTGCCCAAGGCGCGGCGAAAGCAGGGCGCGGCGACGTCGACATCGAAGTCTGCGTCGAGATGGTCTGTTCGATATCGCCAGATCGCGAGCTGGCGATGATGCGCGCTCGCCGCCAGGTCGGGTTCTACGCCGTCCATCCGATCACCGACTCGCTGCTGACCCAATACGGACTGATCGACGACGTGTGGGAGTTGCGTAAGCGGTTCCGGGCGCAAGGCGTGGACGCTTTCGCGCACACCAGCGACCGTCTGGTCGAAACGCTCTCGGTCACCGGCACACCCGACGAGGCCCGGCAAAAGCTGGCGGCCTACCGCGGCCATGTCGATCTGATGATGTTGCACACCCCGTACGTGCCACCGCTGACCGTCGACGACGCGACGGACGCGTTTTCCAACATCGTGACCACGTTCGCGCCGGGAAGGGTGGACGGCGCCTGCTGA
- a CDS encoding hypothetical protein (frameshifted, insertion at around 5715022,5714919): protein MKTKGALIWEFNQPWSIEEIEIGDPQAHEVKIQMEAAGMCHSDHHLVTGGIPMAGFPVLGGHEGAGIVTEVGPGVEDIAPGDHVVLSFIPSCGQCPTCQAGMRNLCDLGAGLLGGAAVSDGTFRIPGPRPERLPDDAARHVLAVHGRAPQLGGEDRPVDPPSRSPPWWAAA, encoded by the coding sequence GTGAAGACAAAAGGCGCACTGATCTGGGAGTTCAATCAGCCCTGGTCAATCGAGGAAATCGAGATCGGGGACCCGCAGGCCCACGAGGTCAAGATCCAGATGGAAGCCGCCGGCATGTGCCATTCGGATCACCATCTAGTTACCGGCGGCATCCCGATGGCGGGCTTCCCGGTGCTCGGCGGCCACGAGGGCGCCGGCATCGTGACCGAGGTCGGGCCCGGCGTTGAGGACATCGCCCCGGGCGACCACGTGGTGCTCTCCTTCATCCCGTCCTGTGGGCAGTGTCCGACCTGTCAGGCCGGCATGCGCAACCTGTGCGACCTAGGCGCCGGCCTACTCGGTGGCGCCGCCGTGTCCGACGGCACCTTCCGCATCCCAGGCCCGCGGCCAGAACGTCTTCCCGATGACGCTGCTCGGCACGTTCTCGCCGTACATGGTCGTGCACCGCAGCTCGGTGGTGAAGATCGACCCGTCGATCCCCCTTCGAGGTCGCCGCCCTGGTGGGCTGCGGCGTGA
- a CDS encoding hypothetical protein (frameshifted, insertion at around 5715025,5714919), which yields MGCGVTTGYGSAVRTADIRPGQDVAIVGVGGVGMAALQGAVAAGARYVFAIDPVEWKRDQALKFGATHVYPDINAALMGIMEVTYGLMAHKVVVTVGELQGADIDNYLNITQKGGTCVLTAIGSLLDTNVNLNLAMLTLMQKNLQGTIFGGGNPQYDIPQLLSMYKAGKLNLDDMVTTQYRLEQINEGYQDMLDGKNIRGVIRYTDADR from the coding sequence GTGGGCTGCGGCGTGACCACCGGCTACGGTTCGGCGGTCCGCACCGCCGACATCCGGCCGGGCCAGGACGTCGCGATCGTCGGCGTCGGCGGGGTCGGTATGGCCGCGCTGCAGGGCGCCGTCGCCGCGGGTGCGCGCTACGTCTTCGCCATCGACCCGGTGGAGTGGAAGCGCGACCAGGCCCTGAAGTTCGGCGCCACCCACGTCTACCCCGACATCAACGCCGCGTTGATGGGCATCATGGAGGTCACCTACGGCCTGATGGCCCACAAGGTGGTGGTCACCGTCGGCGAGCTGCAGGGTGCCGACATCGACAACTACCTCAACATCACCCAGAAGGGCGGCACCTGCGTGCTGACCGCCATCGGCAGCCTGCTGGACACCAACGTCAACCTGAACCTGGCGATGCTGACCCTGATGCAGAAGAACCTGCAGGGCACCATCTTCGGTGGCGGCAACCCGCAGTACGACATCCCGCAGCTGCTGTCGATGTACAAGGCCGGCAAGCTCAACCTCGACGACATGGTCACCACCCAGTACCGGCTGGAGCAGATCAACGAGGGCTACCAGGACATGTTGGACGGCAAGAACATTCGCGGCGTCATCCGCTACACCGACGCCGACCGGTAG
- a CDS encoding HIT family protein: MASIFTKIINREIPGRFVYEDDDIVAFLTIEPMTQGHTLVVPRDEIDQWQNVDPSVFTRVMEVSQLIGKAVTKAFDADRAGLIIAGLEVPHLHVHVFPARDLSDFGFAHVDRNPSAESLDEAQAKIKAALAELV; the protein is encoded by the coding sequence ATGGCATCGATCTTCACCAAGATCATCAACCGTGAAATCCCCGGTCGCTTCGTCTACGAGGACGACGACATCGTCGCGTTCCTCACGATCGAGCCGATGACGCAAGGCCACACCCTGGTGGTGCCGCGCGACGAGATCGACCAGTGGCAGAACGTCGACCCCTCCGTGTTCACCCGGGTCATGGAGGTGAGCCAGCTGATCGGCAAGGCCGTGACCAAGGCGTTCGACGCCGACCGCGCCGGGCTGATCATCGCCGGACTCGAAGTGCCGCACCTGCACGTGCACGTGTTCCCCGCCCGCGATCTCAGCGATTTCGGCTTCGCACACGTCGACCGCAATCCGTCGGCGGAATCGCTGGACGAGGCGCAGGCCAAGATCAAGGCGGCGCTGGCCGAGTTGGTGTGA
- a CDS encoding two-component sensor histidine kinase codes for MPLRVGLVAATLALVLCGLLASGVAVTSILRHSLISRIDSALMDATRSWAQAAVEAHPPTADGPDPARPPSKFYVRAISPDGKTMTAINDRNAEPALPADNDVGPNPTTLPSVSDSDIEWRVVSVHGPQGGLTTVAIDLSDVDHTVRALVWLQVGIGAVVLVVVGIASFAVVHRSLRPLGEVEETAAAIAGGQLDRRVTERDPRTEVGRLSSALNGMLAQIQEALAASEASAETARTSEERMRRFITDASHELRTPLTTIRGFAELYRQGAASDVSMLLSRIESEASRMGLLVEDLLLLARLDVQRPLESHRVDLLALASDAVHDGRAMGPRRNITMEVLDGPGTPEVLGDEPRLRQVLSNLVANAIQHTPDTADITVRVGTQGDDAVLEVADQGPGMSQQDADRIFERFYRTDSSRARASGGTGLGLSIVDSLVKAHGGRVTVTTAPGQGCCFRVALPRISEVPAQVG; via the coding sequence GTGCCGTTGCGGGTGGGTTTGGTTGCGGCCACCCTGGCGCTGGTGCTGTGCGGTTTGCTGGCTTCAGGCGTGGCGGTCACCTCGATCCTGCGGCACAGCCTGATCAGCCGCATCGACTCGGCGTTGATGGACGCCACCCGCAGCTGGGCGCAGGCCGCCGTGGAAGCACATCCGCCCACCGCCGACGGTCCCGACCCAGCCCGTCCGCCGTCGAAGTTCTACGTCCGCGCGATCAGCCCCGACGGCAAGACGATGACGGCGATCAACGACCGCAATGCCGAGCCGGCGCTGCCCGCCGACAACGATGTCGGCCCCAATCCCACGACGCTGCCCTCGGTCAGCGACTCCGACATCGAGTGGCGCGTGGTCTCGGTGCACGGTCCGCAGGGCGGGTTGACCACCGTGGCCATCGACCTGTCCGACGTGGACCACACGGTCCGGGCGCTGGTCTGGCTGCAGGTCGGTATCGGGGCGGTGGTGTTGGTGGTGGTGGGGATCGCCAGTTTCGCCGTCGTGCATCGCAGTCTGCGTCCGCTGGGCGAGGTCGAGGAGACCGCGGCGGCCATCGCCGGGGGACAGCTCGATCGACGTGTCACCGAACGCGACCCTCGTACCGAGGTGGGCCGGCTGTCGTCGGCGCTCAACGGGATGCTGGCCCAGATTCAGGAAGCGCTGGCCGCCTCGGAGGCTTCGGCGGAGACGGCCCGCACCTCCGAGGAGCGGATGCGCCGCTTCATCACCGACGCCAGTCATGAACTGCGGACCCCGCTGACGACTATTCGCGGGTTTGCCGAGTTGTACCGGCAGGGCGCCGCGTCGGACGTGTCCATGCTGCTGTCGCGCATCGAAAGTGAAGCCAGCCGGATGGGTCTGCTGGTCGAGGACCTGCTGCTGCTGGCCCGACTGGACGTGCAACGGCCGCTGGAGAGCCATCGGGTGGATCTGCTCGCGCTGGCCAGCGACGCCGTGCACGACGGGCGCGCGATGGGCCCCCGACGCAACATCACGATGGAAGTTCTCGACGGTCCTGGCACCCCCGAAGTGCTCGGCGACGAACCGCGGCTGCGCCAGGTACTGAGCAACCTGGTCGCCAATGCGATTCAGCACACCCCGGACACCGCCGACATCACGGTGCGGGTCGGCACTCAGGGTGACGACGCCGTCCTCGAGGTCGCCGACCAGGGGCCGGGCATGAGCCAGCAGGATGCCGACCGGATTTTCGAGCGCTTCTATCGCACCGACTCGTCGCGGGCGCGCGCCAGCGGCGGCACCGGGCTGGGACTGTCGATCGTCGACTCGCTGGTCAAGGCGCATGGCGGCCGGGTCACCGTGACGACCGCGCCGGGGCAGGGGTGCTGTTTCCGCGTCGCGCTGCCGCGGATCAGCGAGGTGCCGGCGCAGGTCGGTTAG
- the phoP gene encoding DNA-binding response regulator encodes MGNPGAAAQPEARILVVDDEPNIVELLSVSLKFQGFEVLTASNGPQALDRARESRPDAVILDVMMPGMDGFGVLRRLRADGIDAPALFLTARDSLQDKIAGLTLGGDDYVTKPFSLEEVVARLRVILRRAGKGNNNEPRNSRLTFADIELDEETHEVWKAGQPVSLSPTEFTLLRYFVINAGTVLSKPKILDHVWRYDFGGDVNVVESYVSYLRRKIDTGETRLLHTLRGVGYVLREPR; translated from the coding sequence ATGGGAAATCCTGGAGCCGCCGCCCAGCCGGAGGCGCGCATCCTCGTCGTCGACGACGAGCCCAACATCGTCGAATTGCTGTCTGTCAGCTTAAAATTCCAGGGTTTCGAGGTTCTCACCGCCTCCAATGGGCCGCAAGCGCTCGACCGGGCCCGTGAATCCCGGCCGGACGCAGTGATTCTCGATGTGATGATGCCCGGTATGGACGGGTTCGGGGTGCTGCGCCGGCTGCGCGCCGACGGCATCGACGCGCCGGCGTTGTTCCTCACCGCGCGAGACTCGTTGCAGGACAAGATCGCCGGGCTGACCCTCGGCGGCGACGATTACGTGACCAAGCCGTTCAGTCTGGAAGAGGTGGTCGCGCGGCTGCGGGTGATCCTGCGGCGAGCGGGTAAGGGCAACAACAATGAGCCGCGCAACTCCCGCCTGACGTTCGCCGACATCGAACTCGACGAGGAAACGCACGAAGTGTGGAAGGCTGGGCAGCCGGTCTCGTTGTCGCCCACCGAATTCACGCTGCTGCGTTACTTCGTCATTAACGCGGGCACCGTGCTGAGCAAGCCCAAGATCCTGGATCATGTGTGGCGCTACGACTTTGGTGGTGACGTCAACGTCGTCGAGTCTTACGTGTCGTATCTGCGCCGCAAGATCGACACCGGCGAGACGCGGCTGCTGCACACGTTGCGCGGGGTCGGCTACGTGTTGCGGGAGCCCCGCTGA
- a CDS encoding hypothetical protein (possible pseudo due to internal stop codon), with translation MLTTLPFLVPVALLGIDARIILACYGFNLLYQFFLHTELVDKLWAPIEFVFNTPSHHRVHHGSQARYLDTNYGVILIIWDRLFGSFEPEGERVRFGLTKNIDTYNIARVETHEFVAIWRCMRSAGSRRDRLGYLLRRPGWAPAVNQRGGAAELRPQPLPASA, from the coding sequence GTGCTCACCACCCTGCCCTTCCTGGTGCCGGTCGCACTGCTGGGCATCGACGCGCGGATCATCCTGGCCTGCTACGGATTCAACCTGCTCTACCAGTTCTTCCTGCATACCGAGCTCGTCGACAAGCTCTGGGCGCCAATCGAATTCGTGTTCAACACGCCCAGCCATCACCGCGTGCACCATGGATCGCAGGCCCGCTACCTCGATACCAACTACGGCGTCATCCTGATCATCTGGGATCGGTTGTTCGGCAGCTTCGAACCCGAGGGTGAGCGGGTGCGCTTCGGACTGACCAAGAACATCGACACCTACAACATCGCCAGGGTCGAGACCCACGAATTCGTGGCGATCTGGCGCTGCATGCGAAGCGCCGGCAGCCGGCGGGACCGATTGGGGTACCTGCTGCGCAGGCCGGGCTGGGCACCCGCGGTGAATCAGCGGGGCGGTGCCGCAGAACTGCGACCTCAACCACTGCCGGCCAGCGCCTGA
- a CDS encoding hydrolase has protein sequence MSNLRTINLHGDRIAYRDEGAGDVLLLIHGIGGSSNNWREIIPALSKRFRVIAPDLLGHGQSDKPRGDYSLGAFAVLLRDFLDALGIPQATIVGHSLGGGIAMQFAHQHRDYCERLILISSGGLGAEVSRMLRLASLPGSASVLRLISSKPVIAGRKAISALRTTERSEARASDHWEAHAALSNPENRKALLRTLRAVVDSRGQYVCALNRLHFNSAVPVLIISGDQDRVIPVSHAYAAHEAMPHSRLHIIPGAKHHPHMERTDTVAALIDDFIDASADADAYPHPAPAAVSLADWSATHSPRSGLRSAAVMQRMNRRRGRRHLQAVSEAS, from the coding sequence ATGAGCAACCTCCGAACGATCAACCTGCACGGTGACCGTATCGCTTACCGCGACGAAGGCGCCGGCGACGTGCTGCTGCTGATCCACGGCATCGGCGGCAGCTCGAACAACTGGCGCGAGATCATCCCGGCCCTGTCCAAGAGGTTCCGCGTCATCGCCCCCGACCTGCTGGGCCACGGCCAGTCCGACAAGCCGCGCGGCGACTACTCGCTGGGCGCCTTCGCGGTGCTGCTGCGCGACTTCCTCGACGCGCTGGGCATCCCGCAGGCCACCATCGTCGGTCACTCCCTGGGCGGCGGCATCGCGATGCAGTTCGCCCACCAGCACCGCGACTACTGCGAGCGGCTGATCCTGATCAGCAGCGGCGGCCTGGGCGCCGAGGTGAGCCGGATGCTGCGGCTGGCTTCGCTGCCGGGCTCGGCGAGCGTGTTGCGGCTGATCTCGTCGAAGCCGGTGATCGCCGGGCGCAAAGCTATTTCGGCGCTGCGGACCACCGAACGAAGCGAGGCCAGGGCCAGCGACCACTGGGAAGCGCACGCGGCGCTGTCGAACCCGGAGAACCGCAAGGCATTGCTGCGCACCCTGCGCGCCGTCGTCGACAGCCGCGGCCAGTACGTGTGCGCGCTGAACCGCCTGCACTTCAACTCCGCCGTGCCGGTGCTGATCATCAGCGGCGACCAGGACCGGGTCATCCCCGTCAGCCACGCCTACGCCGCGCACGAGGCGATGCCGCACAGCCGCCTGCACATCATTCCCGGCGCCAAGCACCACCCCCACATGGAGCGCACCGACACCGTCGCGGCCCTCATCGACGACTTCATCGACGCCTCCGCCGACGCCGACGCCTACCCGCACCCGGCCCCGGCCGCGGTGTCCCTGGCCGACTGGTCGGCCACCCACTCGCCGCGCTCGGGTCTGCGGTCGGCGGCGGTGATGCAGCGCATGAACCGCCGCCGCGGTCGCCGCCACCTGCAGGCGGTGTCGGAAGCCAGCTGA
- a CDS encoding enoyl-CoA dehydratase, translating to MSSTEGRLVRYQRADGLATIELIYSQPLNIIGSQANSELAETFRAVGRDDGIRVVVLRGAGDKAFIGGADINEMVTLDRSSAEDFIRGLAGLCEAIRQCPVPVIARLAGWCLGGGLEVAMCCDLRIAESGAKFGMPEVAVGIPSVIHAALMPALIGASHSAWLLLTGETIDAQTAATWGLVHEVVAPDTLDDRIAQLAARLAGFGPHAVRQQKRLLNKWFDMTVQGAIEDSVEQFGLAFLTGEPQQHMRAFLSRKSGKSGKSGKSGKPGTRGAI from the coding sequence ATGAGCAGCACCGAAGGGCGGTTGGTCAGATACCAGCGCGCCGATGGTCTGGCCACCATCGAACTGATCTACTCCCAACCGTTGAATATCATTGGCAGCCAAGCTAATTCGGAACTCGCCGAAACATTTCGCGCCGTCGGGCGCGACGACGGGATCAGGGTGGTGGTGCTGCGCGGCGCCGGGGACAAGGCGTTCATCGGCGGCGCCGACATCAACGAGATGGTCACCCTCGACCGATCCAGCGCCGAAGATTTCATCCGCGGCCTGGCCGGGCTCTGCGAGGCGATCCGGCAGTGCCCGGTCCCGGTCATCGCCCGGTTGGCGGGCTGGTGTCTGGGCGGCGGTCTGGAAGTCGCGATGTGCTGCGATCTGCGCATCGCGGAGTCCGGCGCGAAGTTCGGCATGCCGGAGGTGGCCGTCGGCATCCCGTCGGTGATCCATGCGGCGCTGATGCCGGCACTGATCGGGGCCTCGCACTCGGCCTGGCTGCTGCTGACGGGCGAGACCATCGATGCGCAGACCGCCGCGACCTGGGGTCTGGTGCACGAGGTCGTGGCCCCCGACACGCTGGACGACCGCATCGCCCAGCTCGCCGCGCGGCTGGCCGGGTTCGGACCGCACGCGGTCCGGCAGCAGAAGCGACTGCTCAACAAGTGGTTCGACATGACGGTGCAGGGTGCGATCGAGGACAGCGTGGAACAGTTCGGCCTGGCGTTCCTCACCGGCGAACCCCAGCAGCACATGCGTGCGTTCCTGTCCCGCAAGTCCGGCAAGTCCGGCAAGTCCGGCAAGTCCGGCAAGCCCGGCACGAGGGGCGCGATTTAG
- the lpqH_1 gene encoding lipoprotein LpqH: MKRGIAAGLAGLALVGGCVGCSSKSDKGAASSAPQAAAPSGPVVIVDGQNLNVTGAVTCNPSGNNINIGIGDASAGIGAVVSKDNPPIVHAVGLGPVNGVTLGFSDAAPNQATNAGAALKDKTYAIKGTASGVDVSNPQDPKPVTKPFEMSVTCP, translated from the coding sequence TTGAAGCGTGGTATCGCGGCCGGGCTGGCCGGTTTGGCATTGGTGGGCGGTTGCGTCGGCTGTTCGAGCAAGTCCGACAAGGGCGCGGCGTCCTCGGCTCCGCAGGCCGCGGCGCCTTCCGGACCGGTCGTGATCGTCGACGGTCAGAACCTCAATGTCACCGGCGCGGTGACGTGCAACCCGTCCGGCAACAACATCAACATCGGCATCGGTGACGCGTCGGCCGGAATCGGCGCGGTGGTCAGCAAGGACAATCCGCCGATCGTGCACGCGGTCGGACTGGGGCCGGTCAACGGCGTCACCCTCGGGTTCTCCGACGCCGCTCCCAACCAGGCCACCAACGCCGGGGCCGCGCTCAAAGACAAGACGTACGCGATCAAGGGCACCGCCTCGGGTGTCGACGTGAGCAACCCGCAGGACCCGAAGCCGGTGACCAAACCGTTCGAGATGAGCGTGACCTGCCCGTAG